The following are from one region of the Stigmatopora argus isolate UIUO_Sarg chromosome 9, RoL_Sarg_1.0, whole genome shotgun sequence genome:
- the arhgef37 gene encoding rho guanine nucleotide exchange factor 37 produces the protein MEVPGFPPPVPFPRTILKHSLSTPGAVEHHSLNEPSPEIVKLHVDGDLEDDPFLDAEEEQGREDVISSVGQVEKMAEEEEEEEEEAAKERMAQRQLMAVEELVQSERNYLKLLQITTVTIRSNLQKLQPPLVNLDSMFLYLGGLIDVSSRFLSLLDQKHQRSGESITLEALCDSFLSLSSEIEAAYKEYLANYNRVIEVENSYKEKEALWNQIVQVIKTSAPEVNATSLSFFLVMPVQRIARYPLLLQTIQKHTDTRHPAYTLLEQTGHGAIAINCRINEYKRFREVADKYKKSETLSIIDKINRLNSRSIAKKTARLGQFIKHETGMVPKLVDEEFDGLEGFFSILDHAILQLLVNVELYLHHLQRFLNCRTEEFDLDMDGEKAPICYKEITSGLRLWILPVFEERMRDLIHKPLCALRDLLVGPRNLIRKRLHKLLDYEVIEGKTSLSYEEQAIANTYRTMNTLLLNELPKFNGLALQMIWSMLGAFSCLHKDLASDLEQLFQSFAQQLPHSSLDAGAFWEWAEKAVLEGARALDALAQSTEETLLAPDSQPLNASSQQRLQELMVKHGSDKIYQVTGAVVGGRELNLTLAKGELVAVLNYADTRGDRRRWLVDAGGRRGYAPANKLSRYHQAEEAPPPSPHLSLPRGAGIVRRHSDTTHIPHTKAMAATFSQPCFQVYAAYSFTARGNHEVSLVAGQPVRVLEPHDKRGNPEWSLVEAHDRQRGYVPSNYLAVAPAATAVTSKRPSY, from the exons ATGGAGGTGCCCGGGTTCCCGCCACCTGTGCCCTTCCCTCGAACTATCCTGAAACACTCTCTTTCGACTCCGGGTGCTGTGGAGCACCATTCCTTGAATGAGCCGTCTCCTGAAATCGTGAAGCTTCACGTGGATGGAGATTTGGAGGACGATCCATTTTTGGATGCGGAAGAAGAGCAGGGTAGAGAAGATGTGATTTCTTCTGTGGGGCAAGTGGAAAAgatggcggaggaggaggaggaggaggaggaggaggccgcAAAGGAGAGAATGGCACAGAGGCAATTGATGGCTGTCGAAGAGCTGGTGCAGTCTGAAAGGAACTACCTGAAGTTGCTGCAGATCACCACCGTGACCATTAGAAGTAATCTGCAGAAACTACAG ccTCCATTGGTCAACTTGGACAGCATGTTCCTTTACCTGGGGGGTTTGATTGACGTGTCCAGTCGTTTCCTCAGCTTGCTAGATCAGAAGCATCAGCGGTCTGGAGAGTCAATCACGTTGGAGGCATTGT GCGACTCATTCCTCAGCCTGTCGTCCGAAATTGAGGCTGCCTACAAAGAGTACTTGGCCAACTACAACCGTGTTATTGAAGTGGAGAACTCCTACAAAGAGAAGGAGGCACTGTGGAACCAGATTGTTCAAGTTATCAAGACGTCTGC GCCTGAAGTGAATGCCACCTCACTGAGTTTCTTCCTGGTAATGCCCGTGCAACGCATCGCCCGCTACCCTTTACTCCTCCAGACCATCCAAAAGCACACGGACACACGGCACCCGGCGTACACGCTGCTGGAGCAGACGGGGCACGGCGCCATTGCCATCAACTGCCGCATCAACGAATACAAGCGCTTCCGGGAAGTTG CTGACAAGTACAAGAAGAGTGAGACATTGAGCATCATAGATAAGATCAACCGCTTGAATTCACGCAGCATCGCTAAGAAAACAGCCAGGTTGGGACAGTTCATCAAACATGAAACCGGCATGGTTCCCAAG CTGGTGGATGAGGAGTTTGATGGGCtagaaggatttttttccatcttagACCACGCCATCTTGCAGTTGCTGGTCAACGTGGAGCTCTATCTCCACCACCTCCAG AGATTCCTGAACTGCAGAACAGAGGAATTTGACCTGGACATGGATGGCGAGAAGGCACCCATTTGCTATAAGGAGATCACCAGCGGACTCCGACTGTGGATCCTACCTGTATTT GAGGAAAGAATGAGGGACTTGATCCACAAGCCTTTGTGCGCACTCCGCGACCTCTTGGTGGGCCCGAGGAACCTGATCCGAAAAAGACTGCACAAGCTGCTTGACTACGAAGTGATCGAGGGCAAGACTTCCCTGAGCTATGAGGAGCAAGCCATCGCCAACACGTacag GACGATGAACACGTTGCTGCTTAACGAGCTTCCCAAATTTAACGGTTTGGCGCTACAGATGATCTGGAGCATGCTGGGAGCGTTCAGCTGCCTGCACAAAGACCTGGCCTCGGACTTGGAACAGCTCTTCCAGAGCTTTGCCCAACAG CTTCCACACAGCTCTTTAGATGCCGGCGCATTCTGGGAGTGGGCCGAGAAAGCGGTGCTTGAAGGGGCGAGGGCTTTGGACGCCTTAGCTCAAAGTACGGAAGAGACGCTCCTGGCGCCGGACTCTCAG cccctgaacgCTTCCTCGCAGCAGCGACTCCAGGAGCTGATGGTCAAGCATGGCTCAGACAAGATCTATCAAGTGACAGGCGCGGTGGTGGGCGGCCGAGAATTGAACCTCACCCTCGCCAAAGGAGAACTGGTGGCCGTCCTCAACTACGCAGACACCCGCGGGGACAGACGCAGGTGGCTGGTGGATGCTGGAG GAAGACGGGGCTACGCGCCAGCCAATAAGCTATCCCGCTACCACCAGGCGGAGGAGGCGCCACCACCCTCGCCTCACCTGAGCCTTCCAAGGGGGGCTGGAATTGTCAGGAGACACTCGGACACGACCCACATCCCACATACGAAGGCAATGGCGGCAACGTTCAGCCAGCCGTGCTTCCAG GTGTATGCGGCGTACAGTTTCACGGCGCGAGGTAACCATGAAGTCTCGCTAGTGGCGGGCCAGCCGGTGCGCGTCCTGGAGCCTCATGACAAGCGGGGCAACCCGGAGTGGAGCTTGGTAGAGGCGCATGACCGGCAGAGGGGCTACGTGCCCTCCAACTACCTTGCCGTGGCGCCCGCTGCAACCGCAGTCACTTCAAAACGCCCATCCTACTAG